Proteins encoded by one window of Candidatus Hydrogenedentota bacterium:
- a CDS encoding NPCBM/NEW2 domain-containing protein, which yields MANQNRLALITLACIAALSLNAYADSAKLSALDLSKMRQGWGEPQVNQSLMGGTLSIAGKKFTHGVATHATSALWVDLGGSAKEFTAFVGVDDTAIRGKASVEFVVIGDGKRLFKSGVMHQGEAAKEVRVDLRGMKTLLLLVNDTGDGINHDHADWAEAQFKYDKRAPESVAAPSEEKVILTPKPGPEPRINGPKVYGCRPGHPFIYRIPTTGERPMEFACENLPASLTLNAQSGIVTGIVPDAGEYAVTLRAKNTHGEASRTFKIVAGDTLALTPPMGWNHWYAHYNRITDAMMREAADIMVSSGMADVGYQFVSIDDCWMNADKHDDPMRVGPARDANGNVLPNKHFPDMKALTDYIHAKGLKAGIYISPGPRTCAGFTGSLGYEAQDAQQFSDWGFDLLKYDLCSYGDVIGKTVTVEALKVPYQLMGDLLKAQDRDIQMNLCEYGLGDVWEWGAEVGGQSWRTSGDLGFELNRIFEVALENAKHAEFSRPGSWNDPDYIQIGYIGDARTNGNPKPCDLTPNEQYAFISLWSLMASPLFYSGDMSKLDEFTINVLCNPEVIDIDQDPLGQCARVVPLDEDSFVMVKDLEDGSKAVGFFNRGEFEARLSVEWKTLGITGSQRLRDVWRQKDLGDATEKFDATIGRHGVVLLKVTKK from the coding sequence ATGGCGAACCAGAATCGACTAGCTCTTATAACCTTGGCGTGCATTGCGGCGCTCTCGCTGAATGCGTATGCCGACTCGGCGAAACTGAGCGCTCTCGATTTATCCAAGATGCGGCAAGGCTGGGGCGAACCGCAGGTGAACCAATCCCTCATGGGTGGGACGCTTTCGATTGCGGGGAAGAAGTTCACGCACGGTGTGGCCACGCATGCTACCAGTGCGCTGTGGGTGGATCTCGGCGGATCTGCCAAGGAATTCACCGCATTTGTGGGCGTGGACGACACGGCCATTCGCGGTAAAGCATCGGTAGAGTTTGTGGTGATTGGTGATGGTAAACGGCTGTTCAAGTCGGGCGTCATGCATCAAGGGGAAGCGGCAAAAGAGGTCCGTGTCGACCTGCGCGGGATGAAGACACTGTTGCTTCTCGTGAACGACACGGGCGACGGAATCAATCACGATCATGCCGACTGGGCGGAAGCGCAATTCAAGTACGACAAGCGGGCGCCTGAATCCGTTGCGGCTCCGTCTGAGGAAAAGGTGATTCTAACGCCGAAACCCGGTCCGGAACCTCGGATAAATGGACCAAAGGTATACGGATGCCGTCCCGGGCATCCCTTCATTTACCGCATACCCACGACGGGCGAACGGCCCATGGAATTTGCGTGCGAGAACCTTCCCGCCTCGCTCACGTTGAACGCGCAATCGGGCATCGTGACCGGAATCGTGCCGGATGCTGGCGAGTACGCGGTGACACTGCGCGCGAAGAACACGCACGGCGAGGCATCGCGCACATTCAAGATTGTTGCGGGCGACACGTTGGCGCTGACTCCGCCGATGGGCTGGAATCATTGGTACGCGCACTACAACCGCATCACCGATGCAATGATGCGCGAGGCCGCGGATATTATGGTGTCAAGCGGGATGGCGGACGTGGGATACCAGTTCGTGAGCATCGACGACTGCTGGATGAACGCAGACAAGCATGACGATCCCATGCGCGTGGGGCCCGCGCGCGACGCAAACGGGAACGTGCTACCCAATAAACATTTCCCCGACATGAAGGCGTTGACGGACTATATCCACGCGAAGGGGTTGAAGGCAGGCATCTATATTTCGCCGGGACCGCGCACGTGTGCGGGGTTCACGGGGAGCCTGGGCTACGAAGCGCAAGACGCCCAGCAGTTCTCGGACTGGGGATTCGATTTGCTCAAGTATGATTTATGTTCGTACGGCGACGTTATCGGTAAGACCGTTACCGTAGAGGCGCTGAAGGTTCCCTACCAATTGATGGGCGACTTGTTGAAAGCGCAAGATCGCGATATCCAGATGAACCTGTGCGAATACGGTTTGGGAGACGTATGGGAATGGGGCGCGGAAGTGGGCGGGCAATCGTGGCGCACGAGCGGCGACCTCGGATTCGAACTGAACCGAATCTTCGAAGTGGCGCTGGAGAATGCCAAGCACGCCGAGTTCTCGCGACCGGGAAGCTGGAACGATCCTGACTATATTCAGATTGGGTACATTGGCGACGCACGCACAAACGGAAATCCGAAGCCGTGCGACCTCACGCCCAACGAACAATACGCGTTCATATCGCTGTGGAGTCTCATGGCGTCGCCGTTGTTTTACAGCGGAGATATGTCGAAGCTCGACGAGTTTACGATCAACGTGCTGTGCAATCCCGAAGTCATCGATATCGACCAAGACCCACTAGGCCAGTGCGCGCGGGTTGTTCCGCTGGACGAGGACTCTTTCGTGATGGTGAAGGATCTTGAGGATGGGTCGAAGGCGGTAGGTTTCTTCAATCGGGGCGAATTTGAAGCGCGCTTGTCGGTGGAGTGGAAAACCCTTGGGATTACCGGCTCGCAGAGACTGCGTGATGTGTGGCGCCAGAAGGACCTGGGCGACGCGACGGAGAAGTTCGATGCCACAATCGGGCGGCACGGTGTGGTGCTGCTGAAAGTGACGAAGAAGTAG
- a CDS encoding peptidase C45, whose protein sequence is MKRFGTIFTLCIILAIAGCGKSAPVAAPDGAVTKGTPEQTSPPAPAAEPASPPAQANVNTSQTAAKTEAALSAEPAAERTLPAGHWLEGTSKELDMLDAIIAPAAPRKLLAESGPAYLEQIGLARVLHLKGTHYEMGKQHGTLMKEEILAAANLIKTIGAFEWKENYQVSIREAWTRTSPFIPDKYKDEIRGMAEAIGLTEEDVQNFTIFPELFHCSGFAVWGKATEDGSLLHGRVLDYMRDAGLDKWALVIIQEPEGANAFVNVGYSGTIGSVTGMNMQHVAIGEMGGRGEGQWDGMPMTLLLRECLESANTLDDAQRIMSESKRTCEYYYVISDSKANNGRGDAVGVAATPEQIQFIHANEFNERLPRPVEDAVLLSADDRYNCLADRVQKMYGKINPQVGMDIMARGVAMKSNMHNALFKPATLEMWVANSTVKEPACNLPYTYFNLKELQEQRPSAQ, encoded by the coding sequence ATGAAACGCTTCGGGACTATCTTCACACTCTGCATTATCTTGGCTATCGCCGGTTGCGGTAAATCGGCTCCGGTAGCTGCACCTGACGGTGCTGTAACGAAGGGGACACCCGAACAGACTTCGCCGCCGGCTCCCGCCGCGGAACCTGCATCCCCGCCAGCGCAAGCGAACGTCAACACCTCGCAGACGGCGGCCAAGACCGAAGCGGCATTGAGCGCGGAACCGGCCGCCGAACGCACCTTGCCCGCCGGGCATTGGCTGGAAGGAACGAGCAAAGAACTTGACATGCTCGACGCGATAATTGCCCCGGCCGCGCCACGAAAGTTGCTGGCCGAATCCGGACCAGCCTACCTGGAACAGATTGGCCTGGCGCGCGTGCTGCATTTGAAGGGCACCCATTACGAAATGGGGAAGCAGCACGGGACGTTGATGAAAGAGGAGATTCTAGCTGCTGCAAATCTGATTAAGACGATTGGCGCGTTTGAGTGGAAAGAAAACTACCAAGTGAGCATCCGCGAGGCATGGACGCGGACCAGCCCGTTCATTCCCGACAAGTACAAGGACGAAATTCGTGGGATGGCCGAAGCGATCGGGTTGACGGAAGAAGACGTGCAGAACTTCACAATCTTTCCCGAATTGTTCCATTGCAGCGGCTTTGCCGTGTGGGGCAAGGCGACCGAGGATGGTTCCTTGCTTCATGGGCGCGTCCTGGACTACATGCGCGATGCGGGTCTCGACAAGTGGGCTTTGGTCATCATCCAAGAACCCGAAGGAGCTAATGCGTTTGTGAATGTCGGGTATTCGGGCACAATCGGCAGCGTGACCGGGATGAACATGCAGCACGTGGCCATTGGTGAGATGGGCGGAAGAGGCGAAGGTCAATGGGACGGAATGCCCATGACGTTGCTGCTGCGCGAATGCCTGGAATCGGCGAACACGCTGGACGACGCGCAACGCATCATGTCCGAGAGCAAGCGCACGTGCGAGTACTACTACGTCATCAGCGATTCGAAAGCCAACAACGGGCGCGGCGACGCGGTCGGTGTGGCGGCAACGCCGGAGCAAATCCAGTTCATCCATGCCAACGAGTTCAACGAACGGTTGCCAAGGCCGGTTGAAGACGCGGTTCTGTTGTCCGCAGACGACCGCTACAACTGTCTCGCGGACCGCGTCCAGAAGATGTACGGCAAGATAAATCCTCAAGTCGGAATGGATATCATGGCGCGGGGCGTGGCAATGAAGAGCAACATGCACAACGCTCTGTTTAAGCCTGCAACGTTGGAGATGTGGGTAGCCAACTCGACGGTGAAAGAACCGGCCTGCAACTTGCCGTACACGTACTTCAACCTGAAGGAACTACAGGAACAGCGCCCCTCAGCGCAATAG
- a CDS encoding DUF4838 domain-containing protein, with protein sequence MRTVLSVSVFAALTILSANAAGLPIATNGQSAYTIVVPADTIPSESTAATELQSHLAQVTGCTLPIAVEGTPEAAGTKRIVVGPGQLFREAFPNFDLESLKHDGIFIKTAGESLYLAGDKPRGTLYAVYTFLEDTVGCRWWTSYESYTPKKPDLEIPALDLVYVPKLRCREAFYRGAFDGVYAARSKCNGHFEQITPEYGGHYSILGWCHTFYQILPPEKYFEAHPEWYSEIGGKRTTENAQLCLTNEEMRAEFVKNALEWIRKDPTSGIISISQNDCHGPCQCAKCQALQDAEGAASGPVIHFVNAVAEEIEKEFPDALIETLAYSYTRQAPKTARPRKNVLIRLCSIECSFSQPLGTGPQNESFQKDMRDWSGIAHQLYVWDYVTNFSNYLLPHPNLRVLAPNIRYFVEHKAVGLFEQGDAGCSISDFPELRAWLFAHLMWDPSRDDKALIAEFLSGYYGPAAEPVQQYIDLIHNAVERNGTYLRCYMHNTSEWFGLDDINQATELFNEAEKRVAGNPELLARVQRARMPLDHTWLMNYRPLKRMAMREDKPFRGPEKPEELLEQYIARAHLFDAGSYSEGGPFSHYEELLHDRYRPAGILPELCKGLDPADFIDVQDNQFRLANPGEWANIADDPSASDGRTARMPSNHTQWAVQYPVEPEVVDLGKAHAYVVVRCDVRAGATGGALVVGIYDNAGKTALAQRTVAADDAAKGYCTVDLGTHTFTTDVYVWVAPLNNPDAIDAVYVDRIFFVRDKS encoded by the coding sequence ATGCGTACTGTATTATCGGTCAGCGTCTTCGCCGCCCTTACGATCTTGTCCGCAAATGCTGCCGGACTGCCCATCGCCACCAACGGCCAATCCGCCTACACCATCGTTGTCCCCGCGGACACGATACCATCCGAATCGACGGCTGCAACGGAATTGCAGAGCCACTTGGCACAAGTCACGGGATGCACGCTGCCCATCGCCGTCGAGGGTACACCTGAAGCGGCCGGAACCAAGCGTATCGTCGTCGGCCCCGGACAGCTTTTCCGGGAAGCCTTTCCTAACTTCGACCTCGAATCACTGAAGCACGACGGGATCTTCATCAAGACGGCCGGCGAATCGCTCTATCTCGCTGGCGACAAACCGCGCGGCACGCTTTACGCTGTCTACACGTTCCTTGAAGACACCGTGGGCTGCCGCTGGTGGACTTCTTACGAAAGCTACACTCCAAAGAAGCCGGACTTGGAGATTCCCGCCCTCGACCTCGTCTACGTGCCCAAACTACGTTGCCGCGAAGCCTTCTATCGAGGCGCGTTTGACGGCGTCTATGCCGCGCGTAGCAAGTGCAACGGGCACTTCGAGCAGATAACGCCCGAATATGGCGGCCACTATTCCATCCTTGGATGGTGCCACACCTTCTACCAGATCCTGCCGCCGGAGAAGTATTTCGAGGCGCACCCCGAGTGGTACAGCGAAATTGGCGGCAAACGCACCACCGAGAACGCCCAGCTCTGTCTCACCAATGAGGAAATGAGAGCTGAATTCGTCAAGAACGCGCTCGAATGGATTCGCAAAGACCCAACTTCCGGCATTATCTCCATTAGCCAGAACGACTGCCACGGCCCCTGCCAATGCGCCAAGTGCCAGGCCCTTCAAGACGCGGAAGGCGCGGCATCGGGTCCTGTCATTCACTTTGTAAACGCCGTTGCCGAGGAAATCGAGAAAGAGTTCCCCGACGCGCTTATCGAGACACTCGCGTACAGCTACACCCGGCAAGCGCCAAAAACCGCCCGGCCTCGCAAGAACGTGCTGATCCGGCTCTGTTCGATCGAATGCTCCTTCTCGCAGCCGCTGGGAACGGGTCCCCAGAACGAATCGTTTCAGAAAGACATGCGCGATTGGAGCGGTATCGCCCACCAGCTCTATGTGTGGGACTATGTGACGAACTTCTCCAACTACCTCCTTCCCCATCCCAATTTACGCGTACTTGCTCCCAACATCCGCTATTTTGTCGAGCACAAGGCCGTGGGCTTGTTCGAGCAGGGCGATGCGGGCTGTTCTATCAGCGACTTCCCCGAACTCCGCGCTTGGCTCTTCGCGCACCTGATGTGGGACCCTTCGCGTGATGACAAAGCATTGATTGCCGAGTTTTTGAGTGGTTACTACGGCCCCGCCGCCGAACCCGTCCAGCAATACATTGATCTCATCCACAATGCGGTCGAGCGCAATGGCACGTATTTGCGTTGTTACATGCACAACACCTCCGAGTGGTTTGGTCTCGATGACATCAACCAGGCAACCGAACTGTTCAACGAAGCAGAGAAGCGCGTGGCAGGCAACCCCGAGTTGCTGGCGCGCGTTCAGCGCGCCCGTATGCCGCTCGATCACACGTGGCTCATGAATTACCGTCCTCTTAAGCGCATGGCCATGCGGGAAGACAAGCCGTTCCGTGGCCCCGAGAAACCCGAAGAGTTGCTCGAGCAATACATTGCGCGGGCGCACCTCTTCGATGCGGGCAGCTACAGCGAAGGCGGTCCGTTCTCGCACTACGAGGAGCTGCTGCATGACCGGTATCGCCCGGCCGGGATACTTCCGGAATTGTGCAAGGGACTGGACCCTGCCGATTTCATCGACGTTCAAGACAATCAGTTTCGCCTTGCCAATCCGGGCGAGTGGGCGAACATTGCGGACGATCCCTCGGCTTCGGATGGCCGAACGGCTCGCATGCCCTCCAATCACACGCAGTGGGCTGTCCAATATCCTGTCGAACCTGAAGTTGTAGACCTCGGGAAAGCGCACGCTTATGTCGTCGTACGGTGCGACGTCAGAGCCGGAGCGACGGGCGGGGCACTGGTCGTGGGCATTTACGATAATGCAGGCAAGACCGCGCTGGCGCAACGCACAGTAGCGGCCGATGACGCAGCCAAAGGCTATTGCACCGTGGATCTGGGTACGCACACGTTCACCACGGACGTATACGTTTGGGTAGCGCCGTTGAACAACCCCGACGCCATAGATGCGGTCTATGTCGACCGAATCTTCTTTGTCCGCGACAAATCGTAG
- a CDS encoding glycosyltransferase encodes MGEPNDTKPRVLLIHNFLSPFRIPLFRELATRMDLDVWILGDIRAVRDWPADAPEAGFRLRRVPHFLIPLGSRYNVILLNPTLPFDLIRNRYDAIIFCAWDTPAAFYTALHARLTHVPFILWSGSTAAEDTRLRRATLPIVRWLVKSATAWLAYGTRAKEYLVSLGAAPERTMLAYNTVEIDEFAKRAAAVPRAETRARLEITTRHLILYAGNLLDLKGVPELLDAFALFSKQHSDATLLLVGSGNGEAGYREFCATHGITDRVRFEGFVAREELARYYAIADLLVLPSRSEIWGLVINEALACGLPVLATDVCGAAPDLLQDGVNGYVVPSRNPRALCNAMLRFFDDTTDREAMTWAARDAIAPFTVARTADAFVAALKCALDSHAS; translated from the coding sequence ATGGGAGAGCCTAACGACACAAAGCCTCGCGTACTGCTAATCCACAACTTCCTGTCTCCGTTTCGGATTCCCCTTTTTCGGGAACTCGCGACGCGGATGGACCTCGACGTGTGGATTCTTGGAGATATTCGCGCGGTGCGCGACTGGCCCGCCGACGCCCCAGAGGCGGGTTTCCGCCTGCGTAGAGTGCCGCATTTCCTAATCCCACTCGGCAGCCGATACAACGTCATCCTGCTCAATCCCACGCTCCCCTTCGATCTTATTCGAAACCGGTATGACGCCATTATCTTCTGCGCGTGGGATACGCCCGCGGCCTTCTACACCGCGCTTCACGCGCGCCTTACCCATGTCCCGTTCATCCTATGGAGCGGCAGCACCGCCGCCGAAGATACACGCCTCCGTCGCGCCACGTTGCCGATCGTGCGCTGGCTCGTGAAGAGCGCCACGGCATGGCTTGCATACGGCACCCGGGCTAAGGAATACCTCGTTTCGCTCGGCGCGGCTCCCGAACGCACCATGCTCGCCTACAATACCGTCGAAATAGACGAATTCGCAAAACGCGCAGCAGCCGTCCCTCGTGCGGAAACGCGCGCGCGCCTGGAGATTACGACCCGCCACCTTATCCTATATGCGGGCAATCTCCTGGACTTGAAAGGCGTCCCGGAATTGCTTGATGCCTTCGCCCTATTTTCGAAGCAACATTCGGATGCGACGTTGCTGTTGGTCGGTAGCGGAAACGGCGAAGCTGGATACCGCGAGTTCTGCGCCACTCACGGCATCACCGACAGGGTGCGCTTCGAAGGATTCGTTGCTCGTGAGGAACTGGCACGGTACTACGCCATCGCAGACTTGCTCGTCTTGCCATCACGCAGCGAGATCTGGGGCCTCGTCATCAACGAGGCGCTCGCGTGCGGCCTTCCCGTGCTCGCTACGGATGTCTGCGGCGCGGCGCCCGACTTGCTCCAGGACGGCGTCAACGGATACGTCGTGCCCTCGCGTAATCCGCGGGCCCTCTGTAACGCCATGCTGCGGTTTTTCGACGACACCACCGATCGTGAGGCCATGACCTGGGCCGCGCGCGACGCTATCGCGCCGTTCACCGTTGCCCGAACCGCCGACGCGTTCGTGGCCGCATTGAAGTGTGCGCTGGACTCGCACGCCTCATGA